A region of the Nitrospira sp. genome:
CGGGGTCCATATCCATGTGCCCTCAGGCGCGATTCCGAAAGACGGCCCGTCAGCCGGTATCACGATGGCCACGGCACTGGCGTCCGCCTATGTCGGAAAAGCCGTCCGCAGCGATACGGCCATGACGGGAGAAATCAGCTTGAGCGGGTTGGTGCTGCCGGTTGGCGGCATCAAAGAGAAGGTTCTAGCGGCCCATCGCGCGGGCATCCGGCGGATCATTCTGCCGAAGGCCAATGAGCGGGATCTGAAAGAAGTGCCACAGGAAGTGCGCGACCAGCTCACGTTCATTCCGGTGGAACGGATCGAAGAAGTCCTGCCGGCGGCCTTCAATCAGGACATCCCCGCAGCCCCACCGGCTGAACGGGATGAACCGCTCGCCACCTCGACCGCGTCGTAACACAGTCGGCCCCGGGGAAATCCGGGGCCGACACACCCCCATCCCGCAGCCCCGTACTGACTCAGAGTAGCAGTTGTGTATGCTGCCGAGCTCACTCAGATTCTTTGACCCATTGAGTCGAGCTTGTTATCATGAACTAGTCAACGCGACAGGAGAAGCAACTCGCTTCGGGAAGGTCATCTATGCGCTACGATCGAATCAGCATCGATCCCCACATCTGCAGCGGAAAGCCGTGCATCCGAGGGACTCGGATCATGGTGACGAATATTCTTGGCTTGATAGCAGGCGGCTACACGAACGATCAGATTCTCCAAACCTATCCGGAGCTCACCCGTGAGGATGTGGCATCGGCGTTAGACTATGCCAGCCACGTAATCGATGAAGACAAAGTGATTCCCCGTGCCTGAGCCGCTCACCGTCCTGCTCGATCAAAACGTTCCCCGGGCCATAGCGCAGTGGCTTCGCACCCGTCGCCCTCACTGGACGATTCACCACACCTCAGATGTCGCCTTGTCCGGACAGCCTGATGAAGAGATCTTCATCTGGGCGCAGAGCCGACAAGCCGTCATCATCACCTTCGATGAAGATTTCGCGGATCAGAGATCCTTTCCAGTCGGCTCCCATGCCGGCATTATTCGACTCCATGTTTGGCCGACAACGATTGAGGAAACCCAGGAAGCACTTCACCGGCTTCTCGGGGAAATACCGGATGCGGAGCTGGCTCGAGCACTGGTGATCGTTGACCGTGACGCCATCAGAATCAGACGGCCCCAATAGCCTAGCCTCAGCCTCTGGCGTAATGCGGGGCAATCAACACTCACCTCTTCTCACTCTCCCATCAACGTCTTGAGCTGCGCTTCCATGCCTTCGGCCCAGACTTGATAGCCCTGTTCATTGGGGTGCAGCAGATCCGGCATGAGGTCTCGCTTCAGGCGCCCGTCTCGATCCAGGAACAAATGCCCGAGATCCAGATAAACCAGGTGCTGACCGTCGGCGAATCCGCGAAGACGATCATTGATCGATCCGTTCGAGAGCCGAAGTGAATCGCGCGCCGCCGCGCCTCGCGGGAAGATGCCGAGCAGCAGAATCTTGGTCTCCGGGAGCTTCGCTCGCAAGAGCGTCACAATCGCCTGCACCCCGGCAGCCGTCTCCTCCGACGGGTCGTTCCTCGTCCCTGAGTTGTTCGTGCCGATCAGGACCACCGCCACCTTCGGGTGGATGCCGTCAATCTCTCCGCGCTGCAACCGCCACAAGACCTGCTCAGTCCGGTCGCTGTTGAATCCCAAGTTCACCGCCCGGCGATGGGCATAGTAGCGCTCCCACACCCGCCGCCCCTCGTCGCCCCACCCCTGCGTGATGGAATCGCCGATCATGAGGAGATCCACCTCCCCCTGTCGCACGCGCGCCACATTGCGCTCATGTTGAGGCATCCACCAGCCGGCCGTCTGTGGAGCGGGAACAATGGCGGGAACGTCACGATCAAGGGCAAAAACAGTCGCAGCCGAAAAACTCGCCCAGATGGAAAGGGCAAAGAGAAGCAGAACGAAGGCAGACCGGAGCGTGCGCGTCATGGGGGTCTACTGTAGCAGATTCAGACTGGGAGAGGCCTGCGCAGGCATGCGCGGGCACTGAAAAGGTCGGCGGAGATCAGTCAGGTCGGTTGCGCTGATACCGGAGCGAGTAGTGCCCACATTTCATGCACACGACTTGGAATGGCGGGAGAGATGGGTCGTAGAGCTTGTGGATATACCCCATCGGCACCGTCGAGTCAGGGTAGCCTTGATTGACCTGCGTGTCGAGCGGCCTCCCACACTGGCCATTCGCACAGTTTACAGTTTGGGGAACGATGGGAGATTGTGTAGTCATAGACGTACCATAGCAGGGTCTTCAGGCCAAATGTAAGGGGCGCCGGTTTCAAAGAGTGGCAGAAGGCCAGAGTGCGCGAGGAGCTCACCGTCATTCCGGTGGAGCGGATCGAGGAAGTCATGTCGGCGGCCTTCAATGAAATATCCCCACTGCCCCACCGGCTGAACGGAATGAACCGTGAGCGACCTCGACAGCCCCGTAATCTCAAGAGGCCCAGGCTCAAACCAGGAGCCTACCTTGTTGCCTCAAGAACTTCTCCCCCTCAAGCTTCCCTCGGTCGTGTTCGTCAATTCAAACAATGCTTTCTGACTTCATTACCTCTTTCCATCAGCCTTCTCAACTCAAGGTCCTAAACACGTGCATATAGGGATGGACCAACATGCTCTAAAAAAGTAGAATGTCTGTCAGTCACTCATCGGCGTATCTAACACTAGCGTCATGCTCATTCATTCAGTGATTACACGATACAAAGGTTAGTACGTTCCTTCCATGTCTAACGCTACCCTCACAGATGCTCGGAAACGGCAAGGAGAGATTGGCCAATTCCTCACGCCTCTACCTGTGGCGGACTTCATGGCCTCGTTGTTCGGGCCCCTTCCTGACACGGTGCGCTTGCTGGATGCTGGGGCAGGAGCGGGAGCCCTGACCGCATCGTTCGTTTCACAGGTGTGCAAACGACGAGGTACCGTTCGCGCCATCGACGCCACGCTCTATGAAAGTGACCCCTTCATTCAAGATGCGCTCTCCAACACCATGCGGGACTGCAAACAGGCCTGCAAAACAGCCGGGATTCAATTCACCTTTGCCATCCATGAGGCCGACTTTATTCAAGAAATGGCCCCGTTGCTTGGTGAACATTTATTCGCGCTGTCTCCGCCCACCTTCGATGCAGCGATTGCGAATCCGCCCTACCGGAAGATCAGCATCGATTCAGCCGAACGACGTGCGTTGCGCACCGCCGGAATCGAAACAAGCAACCTCTACACAGGGTTTATAGCCCTCATTCAGAAACTGCTAGCTCCTACAGGGCAGATTGTTGGCATCACACCACGAAGCTTTTGCAACGGGCCCTACTTTCGCCCGTTCCGCGAGGACTTCCTGGGCAATCTGGAGCTTCACCAGCTCCATGTTTTTGAATCCCGCAATGCCGCTTTCCGAAATGACAGCGTGTTACAAGAGAATATTATCTTTCATGCAGTAAAGGGTCGAAACCAGCCACGAGATCTAGTGATCTCCAGCAGCAGCGGAGAACATGGAGACGTGGTTACAGAATCGGTACTGGCGTTCGATGAAGTAGTCCATCCACATGACAAAGAAAAGTTTATCCACATTCCTTCGTCACCCTCGCACACAGCGGCTAAGAAAAGCATGGGCGGCCTCCAGGCAAGCCTTGCCTCTCTGGGCATCTCCGTATCGACCGGACGTGTTGTAGACTTTCGCCTCAAGAATTCTCTGAGACAGGAAGCCCAAAAGGGGACCGCGCCTCTCGTCTATCCCTGCCATTTCGACGCGGGCAAGGTGCGCTGGCCGAAGGCCCCATCTCGCAAACCAAATGCTATTCTCGTCAATGACGACACTCGCCCATGGCTTGTACCTTCCGGCGTGTATCTGCTTACGAAGCGCTTTACATCTAAAGAAGAACGTCGCCGCCTCGTCGCCTGCCTATTCGACCCAGACAGCGTAGAGGCAGAGTGGCTTGGATTCGAGAACCATCTGAACTATTTTCACGTCAATGGACAAGGACTCGAACGTAATCTTGCCGTTGGGCTCTTTGCATTCCTGAACTCTACAGTTGTCGATCAATACTTTCGCCGTTTCAGCGGACATACCCAAGTGAACGCAAGCGATCTTCGGAAGCTGCCCTATCCTGACCGCGACACCTTACTCGCAATTGGTCGCAACATGACCGCGCTCGATCTATCCCAAACAGACATCGACAAACACGTCTCTACCCATCTCCATGCCTGCAAATAAATCACACAGCAAATCCGCCAACAGAAAGTGCCGTCTCGCCGAAACGATCGCCGTACTAACGGCCTTACAGTTTAATCCCAAGCAACGAAACGAGACTGCCGCCTATACGCTCCTAGCCCTCCTCGATCTACGGCCAGATATTTCGTGGGCAGACGGACAAGCTCCACTCCGTGGCATCACCCCTATAATTGATTTCATCGCCAAGATATACGGTGTCCGCTATGCACCCAACACACGTGAAACAATTCGCGATGACGCCGTCAAATTCTTCGTAGCGGCAGGCTTACTCCTTCGTAATCCCGATGACCCCAAGCGTCCCACAAATAGTGGGAAGACGGTGTATCAAATAGAGCCATCGGCATTAGCCTTACTACGCAAGGTTGGAACCGGTGAGTGGCAACCGGCCTTAAAGAAGTACCTCGCTAGCCGGGAAGATCTAACCAACGAGATTGCCAGAACGAGACACTTGACTCGCGTACCCGTCACGCTTCCCGATGGTTCGCAGGTCGCTCTTTCCCCTGGCGGCCAAAATCCACTGATCAAGTCGATCATTGAGCATTTCTGTGCAACGTTCGCTCAAGGCGGGGTGGTGCTGTATATCGGCGACACGGAAAACAAATTCGTTCATCTTGAGGCGAAACACTTGGCCGCGCTGGGAGTTGAATTGAATTCCGCCGCGAAGATTCCTGACGTGATCGTCCACGACAAGGCAAAGAACTGGCTGTTGCTTATCGAGGCCGTGACCAGTGCGGGACCTGTTGATGGAAAACGCCGTAAAGAGCTAAAGCAACTGTTCGCTGGATGCAAAGCCGGATTGGTTTTTGTGACTGTTTTTGAAAGCCGCCGCGTTATGCAATCCTTCTTGTCGTATATCGCCTGGGAATCAGAGGTTTGGATCGCCGAAGATCCCGACCACATGATCCACTTCAACGGCGAGCGTTTCCTTGGCCCTTATCCGGACGCAATACCAAAGCGAGACACAAAAAAGTAATCCTTCGCATCAGCCTGTTTGCGCCTGATGTCAAAGCACAAATAAGCGTCAGGTTGAGGTGGCCAGGAATTGACATCCCCCTTTGAACAGGGACAGGATTCCCCGATGGGGTAGCGCTTCGCAGCCCTCTCACTCAATCGCCTCCGGAAGAAAGGATAAGCCTCCAACTTTTCTGCAAACTTCCAATGTTTGTACAATTAGATCGGTGTCTTAGCGTACACAGTCCATGGCCGATGTTTACAATCTCCACCGCTTTCTCAACGCGCAAGAGCGCGTCTATGACACAGTCCTTGCTGAGCTGCGGGCCGGGACAAAGTCGAGTCACTGGATCTGGTTCATCTTTCCTCAGATCGCCGGTCTTGGTCGCAGTGGCACAGCGCAGCAGTTCGCCATCACTTCCCTCGATGAGGCCAAGGCCTATCTGCAACACCCCCTCTTAGGTTTCAGACTCAGAGAATGTACGCAGCTTATTCTCGATGTGGATGGACGCAGCGCTGAGGAGATCTTCGGCTATCCGGACCTTCTCAAATTCCGGTCCTGCATGACCTTGTTTTCGACCGCGACCACCGACAACGCCCTCTTCAACGCCGCCCTCCTCAAACATTTCCACGGCAAGCCCGACCAATCGACACTTGATATCCTGGCACAGCAAACGTCCTAGCAATCAGCGGGGCCATTGCCTGACTGTGTATTCGGGCTCGACCGCGCCAGCGACTCCGCCACGTCATCGTGGTCGGAATCGTTACTCTGGCAAATGCGGGAATCTGACAGATGACGACAGCACGGATGGTGCTCTTGTCTTGTTAGGAGACGCGCAGGATGGATGGACCTGGAGTACGAGCGCACACAGGTTTCGCTGACAACACGCTTCAGCCAACCTCGATCGTCAGATCGTTTAAGTGCTCCATCCCGAAGCACATCATCGTGCAATAGATCTTATAGCTCTGCGCCCCCTTGTCCCCGGCGATAAACTCAAGGCTTGTCTCTCTCTTCTTGAGACTGAGCTCCTGTGTTTCCGCAACGATTTCCTTGCCGCTATGAAGAGCAAAGGCGTGCACGAATCCCTGTTGATCCTGAGCGTTGCGCATCATATCGCGCAAGACTTCAGAGGTCTTCTCGTCGAACAAAAATGTGAGGCGCACCGATTCGCCCTTCTTGACACGGAAGGGCGCCGCAATGATCTGGCCATTGGAATCACGGAACCCGTCTTTACTGACCTTAATCTTGAACTCCACATTGGGAGTCCCCGCCCCCGCATGAAGCGCGCAGACGGCTGAAAACAATACTGCGAGACACAGAGCTAATACTCGTTTCAAAATCTTGTCCTCCGTTAAAAGTGACACACGTTATGGCGTCGAGATGATCGGAATCTCCCGTGCCGATTCTTCCCGAAACTCTTCCATCTTTTCATGAAGCGCATTCAGAATTTCAGGGTTCTTTCTGCAAGCTTCGTTGCACTTATCCCCCAGGTGCAGAATGGAACAGTCCTCCA
Encoded here:
- a CDS encoding DUF433 domain-containing protein, whose protein sequence is MRYDRISIDPHICSGKPCIRGTRIMVTNILGLIAGGYTNDQILQTYPELTREDVASALDYASHVIDEDKVIPRA
- a CDS encoding DUF5615 family PIN-like protein, with amino-acid sequence MPEPLTVLLDQNVPRAIAQWLRTRRPHWTIHHTSDVALSGQPDEEIFIWAQSRQAVIITFDEDFADQRSFPVGSHAGIIRLHVWPTTIEETQEALHRLLGEIPDAELARALVIVDRDAIRIRRPQ
- a CDS encoding GDSL-type esterase/lipase family protein; the encoded protein is MTRTLRSAFVLLLFALSIWASFSAATVFALDRDVPAIVPAPQTAGWWMPQHERNVARVRQGEVDLLMIGDSITQGWGDEGRRVWERYYAHRRAVNLGFNSDRTEQVLWRLQRGEIDGIHPKVAVVLIGTNNSGTRNDPSEETAAGVQAIVTLLRAKLPETKILLLGIFPRGAAARDSLRLSNGSINDRLRGFADGQHLVYLDLGHLFLDRDGRLKRDLMPDLLHPNEQGYQVWAEGMEAQLKTLMGE
- a CDS encoding Eco57I restriction-modification methylase domain-containing protein; its protein translation is MSNATLTDARKRQGEIGQFLTPLPVADFMASLFGPLPDTVRLLDAGAGAGALTASFVSQVCKRRGTVRAIDATLYESDPFIQDALSNTMRDCKQACKTAGIQFTFAIHEADFIQEMAPLLGEHLFALSPPTFDAAIANPPYRKISIDSAERRALRTAGIETSNLYTGFIALIQKLLAPTGQIVGITPRSFCNGPYFRPFREDFLGNLELHQLHVFESRNAAFRNDSVLQENIIFHAVKGRNQPRDLVISSSSGEHGDVVTESVLAFDEVVHPHDKEKFIHIPSSPSHTAAKKSMGGLQASLASLGISVSTGRVVDFRLKNSLRQEAQKGTAPLVYPCHFDAGKVRWPKAPSRKPNAILVNDDTRPWLVPSGVYLLTKRFTSKEERRRLVACLFDPDSVEAEWLGFENHLNYFHVNGQGLERNLAVGLFAFLNSTVVDQYFRRFSGHTQVNASDLRKLPYPDRDTLLAIGRNMTALDLSQTDIDKHVSTHLHACK
- a CDS encoding BsuBI/PstI family type II restriction endonuclease, which gives rise to MPANKSHSKSANRKCRLAETIAVLTALQFNPKQRNETAAYTLLALLDLRPDISWADGQAPLRGITPIIDFIAKIYGVRYAPNTRETIRDDAVKFFVAAGLLLRNPDDPKRPTNSGKTVYQIEPSALALLRKVGTGEWQPALKKYLASREDLTNEIARTRHLTRVPVTLPDGSQVALSPGGQNPLIKSIIEHFCATFAQGGVVLYIGDTENKFVHLEAKHLAALGVELNSAAKIPDVIVHDKAKNWLLLIEAVTSAGPVDGKRRKELKQLFAGCKAGLVFVTVFESRRVMQSFLSYIAWESEVWIAEDPDHMIHFNGERFLGPYPDAIPKRDTKK
- a CDS encoding DUF1810 domain-containing protein, translated to MADVYNLHRFLNAQERVYDTVLAELRAGTKSSHWIWFIFPQIAGLGRSGTAQQFAITSLDEAKAYLQHPLLGFRLRECTQLILDVDGRSAEEIFGYPDLLKFRSCMTLFSTATTDNALFNAALLKHFHGKPDQSTLDILAQQTS